The segment ATACCCAAAATCGAACTTAAAGATTGTTCTACCTAGGTTAAAcgaacaataattataaaaatacgtctttttagttatttaaataacttttatattaaaaattattacaataaaaatgtgtgataaattcaaaataaataaaattaatttaataaattatctcGATAAATCCGTATAATTCACTTTCACTACATAAATTCAATcacatttatctttttaaaccACATATGTTGAAAATATAGTACAAAACTTGCTATAAGTTATTTTGTTTGTCTTTATTTAATAAGTCAACTTATTTTGTTTGTCTTAACTTTTTATAGATTCAGTGTCATCaaccttttaaaattacaaaacttgctataagtttaaatatatttcatatatgaCCTCAAAAAGGTtcatatttctctctcttttgtcAATTTGTACTTTATGGTGATTATACATGGacaacattaataaaaaaatattcttacaattgaTTGTAATCTTAATATCgaataatctatttttgtttgattttatagtattaaataataatttcttttcatattgcAATTTctaaataacaaagaatatgtatatgtatgtatatttatttattgcgaATACACGATACTAATTAATATGAAACTtgataaaaattactttgaaccTCGAAGGTATgtcttataataaattttagatatagAAAAAGCTCAAGACACTATctcatttattatatatatgttaatgcTCTCttgttggtttaaaaaaatgtgggtaaatttacattaaaaattacaatatatataatttctttaaaatcaCCTCCAATCTTAAAatgattatgttaaaaaatttactaaCGTGGGTACTTAATCATTATTCggtttaacaaaattaaataattaaatggttttatgaaagTTTATTGATGAGTTTAGTGTAATCAATACGATTAGATCGATGTATTTCATAAGttatgacataattaaaaaacatcAAAGTGTGTTTAAAGTTTATTAGACCTCTAATGGAGGATCCAATAAcgtattatatattgattaaatctCTTCTCTGAAACCTTAATACAATGACTTTGCCCATTATGGAACATTTGGTTAAAGAAGATTAAAGATTACTCTGacaatctatcttttattatttatgttactttgtttagtttataagtaataaaaaatgttaataatatttttttactaatagtGATGTAAAAGGTAATATAAGAGATTGTTTGGTTCcagaatttaaatattactttaataatctatcttttatcaccttgtttagtttgtcagtaataaaagattatagtaatcttctattaccaatgctgacatgagaggtaatctgattaccacattcaccttagatattaaaatattactatggtaatattgattttattataattatattataatttattaattttttgagataaaaataaatttatttttaattaatataaaaaatattttaaaataattatattcaagggtatttaagtaaaataatttactaatattcttttattacctttaaccaaatacaataattatttatgtctatcaaattttattaaacatagtaatcatttatactcagtaatcttctaagtaatctatctttaaggtaatctttatattttgataataaaactttattcaaactaaatgcCCCCTAAGAGTTAATCTAATTAACACCTctatcttagatattaaaatattatcaaaataatcttgattttattataattatatttttatttattaattttttaagacaaaaatatctcatttttaattaatataacaaataacataaaaaatattttagaataattatactcaatggtatttaaataaaataattactattattcttttatcatatcttgccaaatataataattttttatatctatcaatttttatcaaattttattagtaataatttataatcagaaatcttaattttgttaataaaatattcctcAAATCAAGCCCCCCTTAAAGCCATCGTTCAATCagttttcaaaaaaagaaatattaatcactataaattttgaaatatcaaaataacaaagaatgtacaacaatatttatattaaaaattattatgaatagacaacattaattaatataaaactcAGACAATTACTTTAAACCtcatagaaatattttataataaatctcctataataatcataaattgattaattttcatAACATAAAACCAAATAATGAAAGTGCAATACATATAAAGAATATAGAGTTAgagtataaattaaaaaaagagttaattaattcttttgtaacaagataaaatattaaaaattctcctaaatttttagaaataacaaattttaatgcctagtaataattcataaacgatcaaagatttttttttttttggttattttagaaATCATAtagattaaattaattgataaaaaattgataagcTTTCGATCTTGAACTCTATTGAAGTCTACAACATTTCTTTATTACTTGTTAATGAATAAGAAATGTTTTGTATTGAGGTTAAATTGTAAATCTACTTCTTTTtagttattgaattaatatttatattaaaaacttatcgTAATAAAATCATGCAATAATATTTTGAACTTAGACGAGTTCTCAATCATGagttttactaaaaaattttaattatgcttTCATCACTTGTTAATGAAAGACAAATGTTACATAAAAGGTATATCAGAAACGTGTGAAATCACGTGAAACTGATTTctcatttcaaaaaatattaaattttaaatttcatcaaaaatataatcataatagtTATATGTCTTTTAAGAAAATACATTACATAAAAAAGTGTGTTATAAACACATGAAATCACATAGAtgattttagattcaaattaaacagaattcatttaataaattaCCTCATTATGTTTGCCCTATCTtgataggaaaaaaataaaaaaaatatttcatatttattcgTCAAGAAGGTTCACATTCCTTTCATGTTATCCATGTTTTTCTTTTAGGTGGGTTCAATGATAGTCAAAGAATAATTTAATCTCCTATAAAATTGGTTACCTGAGGTAATTTTAGCACGTAAATTTAAGCTAACAGTTGATGCATTTTTATGGTTTACTTGCAGTTCTTATCAGATTATTGATAACTCAacaaaaatattcaacaaaaagGTAAACGTTATGTAAAGATTATCAACAAAAACGTGATTAATTATGATCACCACATTTaatctctctctccctctcttgtttttttttttttttttttgtattgattttGTAGGTTGAGGCCGCGGCTAAGGTTGGAATTGAACTTTATGAATTTGGCCAAAATCAGGGTGCAGCCATAATTGTTCTTCAATTTTTGGTTGGCTTTCATAAGGTGtagtgaaaatataaatgtgtatattcAGAGTATATCAAATGTGTGATAacatgaaatttttatcaataaaatcagtTAAATTCAATGGCCATATACTATTCATGACTATTTGCGTCATCAAATCCTGTTTGTGTCATATTAGTTCAGATTTTAGATAAAAACTCTCAACTTTAACCTGATCTGAATTTGAAtcatatagaaaattttcaaccttAACCCAATCAAAACTATGTTCAAGTTGACctaacatatattatattgactgaaaattatttattatttttactctctTAAGTGTTTTTCATGttataatttctttatcaaattatccAAACTGACTAGCAacaaaatacacaaaataacattttgttttctttacaaatagttttagaaaattaaatacgAAGAcctttaaaatacataaataatcttaataatcaaatttcattctcATTATTGAATTGTTACAtacaaaatatatcataaacaTGCAAGGCCACATCCAATTGATtttttataggccaaacgactatttcccacctaaggtatgttgtaatctcaagtttccaccttttaactatggaaacaccaaacacccacccatgaccagttaaatttaacagaaccctaacgcctaaaaattttatctctttttgcccccctaaacttaaaaaactaaaattttcccccaacctaagttttaaaaaatgacagtttcaccctaaggtttcgttttgaaatctccggcgacatcTCCGACTCCATTGGCGACGAcatctccctcctgaagcatcatctccttccggcgatctctttcctctcatttggacgtccgatcgacgtcggagaaaccttgggagacgaaaaacttcgtcggggaagacaatcgtcttcccagaagaagacctctggaaAGACAAGATGATGTTGATCCCATGGTATCTGTGATGAAGGTTGAGAAGGCCCTGTTGGAATCATATGCTGACATTGGTGGGTTGGATGCCCAAATACAGGAAATTAAAGAAGCTGTGGAACTTCCACTTACTCATCTGAATTGTATGAAGACATTGGTATCAAACCTCCTAAAGGAGTTATACTTTATGGGGAGCCGGGAACTGGAAAAACTTTGCTTGCCAAGgtgcatatttttttcttttgtttattggcttattttattgcattttatttaTGGACATAAATAGCTATAACATGCAacagttaacaaaattttctaagCTCTGAAGGTAAAGTTGTAAATCTAATTAGAATCTGAAAATCTACACAATTTATAATTACTACTTATTGTCTCTATCTACATATTTGAAGCATTAAGTACTCTGATACATGGTGTGATTGTGTTAGGAGAGGCTATATGGGTGACTTGATTTGTTTTCCTTCTGGGTCTAGCACTAGGGTGTAAGGTGCAAAAGATAAGGATATTGCTTTATCAACTTCTGTTTCTCTCTGTCTAATATAGATATTTTGGGTCTAGCAACTGTTCTCTGCTGTTAGAGCTATGTTTCTCTATATTTGAGTAAAACTGTCAAATACAGTACATACCATAGTTTTCGCAATAGATCTTTCATAGCTCTTTCTAAATGAAGTCAGTTTTCAGTTGCTATGGAGATCAAGATtcagaaatgttgtttttcaagtttttaaacGAATGGAATAACAATATTTGGCAAATCCGGGAAAAAACCATAATTTCAGCTGGATTAATCTTTCACACTGGATAATGTTCTTTTATTTTACTTCAGGCAGTGGCAAACTCAACATCAGCAACTTTCTTGCGTGTTGTTGGAAGTGAATTGATTCAGAAATACTTGGGAGATGGCCCAAAATTGGTCAGAGAACTCTTTAGAGTTGCAGATGATCTTTCACCATCAATTGTctttattgatgaaattgatgCAGTTGGCACAAAGAGGTTCTTTCTTTAATATGAATGTTTGGAACATAAGGCAATGCAAATTGTTGCCTGTCAGCTGTGGTTGACCTTTctgttgtaattttatttgccaGATATGATGCACATTCGGGCGGTTAGCGTGAGATTCAGAGGACAATGTTGGAGTTGCTCAATCAGTTAGATGGTTTTGATTCAAGAGGAGATGTCAAAGTGATTCTTGCGACAAATAGAATTGAGAGTCTGGATCCTGGATGAATAGACAGGAAGATTGAGTTTCCTCTTCCCGACATTAGAACTAGGAGCTGAATTTTTCAGGTACTTTGGTTTGGTATATTATctacaaaactatatatatttttttattttttggacgTGTGGTATTATTTATGTGATCTTTGTAATCAGACAATGTCCTCATTGGACGAAATCAAAATAAGGAGTTTAAAGGTACAATATACTCCTTGAATTAGTGTGATCGATATTCACACAAAGAGTGTGTTGTGGTTGTATTGTGATTGTTTTTGTCCAACttgtaatgataaaaattgttaatcatgggacaaaattaataaaaggaacACTCATTTGTCCATTAAGCACTCACAGCCCAAATGCATGGCTCGCGTGCGTGCAACTgtgcaaaaattaaattttcactcCCAAAGGTTTTGCTCTTGCTTGGAGTGCGCGTTGCACGTCTGGCGTGCGCGTTGTGCAcaatagggatggcaacggggaggggtggggaggggatatcaatcccagTCCTTAGCTTGTCCCTATTACGGGGATAAACAAATAATCctcgtcccctccccgcgaagaaaaatctcatctcCGTCCTCGcgggaaaaaatcccctcctcatacccgtaaatataaattttaattccttcatgtatttcaataaataaaataaatcatattttcccaaaatatcacttgctacaagagttacaaaatattcattgttattttagtttaaatacaaagttttcccaaaatctaacaatatgcattaatcataatgtaaaagtttctagaacttaatagttcagaaattattatattaatatattagatttagtagagtggggtggggtgggggcGGAGaagggaggggaggggaggggcagggacatatgtatccccgtccctgGCCCatccccgattacggggatttttttcgtcCCTATTCCTGCTCCTTTTCCCATTTTTATCAGGGAATCTCCTCTTTGTTAGGGTCGAGGAAGGTCAGAGCCCCTAAAGTtgggtccaaattgtcatccctagtgCATAGTGAATACTTGGCACAATTTCGCCGTTTGCTGAGATTTTTGGTGGTGGCAGACGACGACAACCCATCCCAAGTCCAGTCTCACACCTCTCACGCATGATGGAGCTTGGCCATTTGCACACACACTCCTCGTCTTCCTGTTTGGAACAAACACGGTGGCTCCTGTTTCCTCCTTTCTccaatttctttattaattttttcttttctttcttttgcataTTTAATCACCAACTCATGGTCTTACTCCACAAATTCATACAAGATTTATTCAACAATTATATTACAGATCATCATCGCATATCctcaagaaataacaaattcaaaatttacatACATAGTCGTATATTCAATCTTCATATATATTAGAACATGCATATACCATTACTATAACTAAGCATctagaaatatatatacatacacagcAACACAATCCAATTTACAGAACTTAGGTGCAAGAGGGAATAATGGACTGAAAGCCTACCTGTCTTCCGACAACTATGACGGTCTTCGCATGGCAAAGTTTTCCCCAACAATTTCCTTCTCCTTATGGTACACTGAAGGTTTTGCCCTCTCCTTCTCTAATGGATGGGCAATGGGTAAATCaggaaaaatttttttcaatctctGCAATGTGTTTTCTTTTGGATATATACAGAAGGTGGCGTTCTTCTATGGCAACTCTTTATCTAGAGCAAGTTTATTTTTAGGAGTCATGGGCATCCTATGCAACGTTTTTGGGATTGAGATAATGAGATAATACAAACATATATactatatacatatgtatatgtatatatatatatatatatatatatatatatatatatatatatatatgcatgcatatataATGCACAAGCATACACAATCTCTAAAAACAGGCATGTGTACACAATTAAATCTCAATAAAATGTAataccaaaaaataaagaaatgaccGAAATGCCTTTTACATTCACCCAAGGTTATTACATTGTTAGTGTTGGTTAATTGCTAGAAAAGGGTTATGAAATAACCATTCAGAAAGGTCCTTGTAAAATATATGACCCTTTTAACAGATCTATTGCAATAATTCAAATGAGTTTAAACAGTTTGTTTCCAATGAAGATTAAAAGTGCTTAATCTTTCTCAATGGCTGAAATGAGAGATCTATCATAGCTTTGACATTTTTGCTATGGCCTCTGGAATTTTGGTGGATTAAAGACTCTCCAACTGAATAATATGGTAATTGGTCTTCTCAAATTGTCATTCCATTCCAAGTTTGCGAAGAATGTGTTGTTACAAACATCATTATTTGAAATTCTCTTAAGGAAAGTTGTGGAGAGCAAAAAATGTGCTAGAGCTGGTTCACCTTGACTTTGCATTGGTGATCACACAAATATGCAACACAAATGCAACAACATTACAAAATCcaaaaacatacatacatagatGCCATCCATGCTAGTATTAGAAAATTGGCGAGGACATTTCTCTAAGACTTGCCTCTTAGTGATTGAATTGTGGGTATAACCTACAAAAACGTACTTAGCAATAGactatgtgtgtatgtatatgtatgataGAGTGATATTACATGCACCTATATTGAGCATCAATTTGGGTATCAATATGTAACATCTCTCctcagaagtactacccaccggaggagaaatattatgaattaatatctggagcatctattatttatttaaaaaaaaaactactttgaattcaactcattattgaaagtatttagaaattattctaagaaaattgaaaatctgaaagcgagcaaaatatgtatatatctcatatgaaagcatctgaaaacacagagtaatcatatataactgtacaatcatctcaaaaaggtcaaaagtcaacaagaacaaCCAAAGATAACCTGTTCTAgtcggatctatcttcgctgacctaaCCCTGaatcgcagctacctcgatcacctgtacctataatcataaaagaaaaggaagtgagagataagaacactcagtaaggggaaagaattaagtaaactatctcctttcctattctaactcactctcgggactcaacttcacatcataacctccataagaaagcGAGGGcataatctagttcattttttactatttgggtcatactttgtcccatctggtgtatatttgatactttttggaagctgactatagggatttgacacttttctaagctcgaactctcttcctttctctcactacactatttgtgaatctgaattgagctctattacgagcatgctctactgcgagcagaccctactaggggtctatgtcttactatagacgtgtcctactacagacatgtcctactacagacgtgtcATACTGTAGACGGTGTAgtataaagtgccccctcatagttcatagcatgcatgcgtgccttatatcttactaatcttgcttccatctaaatctattcataactcaccagactatactcttgggacgacccttgaatcttaagccctaaattccttttcttgcttttcttcttcttttctttttctctcctttctttcctttcctttccttttctttctttcttcctttcctttttctccttttctttctttctttcttcccaaaaactgtgaaatactgtttacagaACTGTTCATTTGGCAGGGCAACCTTcgttttcatataatttaatagttcaaacggtttctaattcatacaagctatatatcgttgaaaagaggactcaaagagcttttcaacaagatataatagcactcataattcattagataagacagtcaaaacgtgagatgaaattagtggcaaaaaattgtcttcactgtttatttggtaaagcagtccttttggttcatacaatatttaacaatccaaacgatctctaattcatacaagctatatatcattggaaataggattcaaagagctttccaacaagctataatagcactcatgattcatcagataagacagccaaaacgtgggatgaagtcagtggcaaaaaactgtgttcactatttatttggtaagacagtttttttgttcatgccatttaacagtccaaacggtttctaattcctataagttatatatcactgaaaagagaattcaaagaggtttccaacaagttataataacactcataattcattagataaggcagccaaaataTGGGAcaaaatcagtggtaaaactgtaaatattatccaactctctgtcatgaacaaaatcacacacatagataccccaaatggcaaaacaacatttctcaacttcaaaatcatcatttataacatagatccaaggaaccaaaagcataaaacatgaaacatattaaGGATAATGCtccttaccttgttttaagccaaatctttacaagttgactcattcatctttgttttgtttcctttatcaccaaaacacactaacatactcataacatgcatataaacataggtaaagggaaaggaaggagatattttggttaccaaggcttctaaagtgtttctttttcttattttgtttgtcaaaaccccttcaattccttcctttatcttcacaaaacaaaagaaaatagcatGAAGAATGTTGGCTGCTAGAATGGACGGgaatagggctggactcgaaccgagccaaCTCAAGCTTGGCTCGATCAA is part of the Mangifera indica cultivar Alphonso chromosome 13, CATAS_Mindica_2.1, whole genome shotgun sequence genome and harbors:
- the LOC123195250 gene encoding 26S proteasome regulatory subunit 4 homolog A-like, with protein sequence MVSVMKVEKALLESYAIKPPKGVILYGEPGTGKTLLAKAVANSTSATFLRVVGSELIQKYLGDGPKLVRELFRVADDLSPSIVFIDEIDAVGTKRYDAHSGG